One window of the Populus trichocarpa isolate Nisqually-1 chromosome 9, P.trichocarpa_v4.1, whole genome shotgun sequence genome contains the following:
- the LOC7494289 gene encoding auxin-responsive protein SAUR50 has protein sequence MAIRKSQKLPQTAVLKQILKRCSSLGKKHGYDDDGLPLDVPKGHFAVYVGENRSRYIVPISFLSHPEFQFLLQRAEEEFGFDHDMGLTIPCEEVVFRSLTSMLR, from the coding sequence ATGGCCATTAGAAAATCACAGAAACTACCTCAAACAGCCGTCCTTAAGCAGATTCTCAAGAGATGCTCAAGCTTGGGCAAGAAACACGGCTATGATGATGATGGCCTCCCACTTGACGTACCAAAAGGTCACTTTGCTGTGTATGTTGGTGAAAACAGGAGTAGATACATTGTTCCAATCTCATTCTTGAGCCACCCTGAGTTTCAATTCTTGCTTCAACGAGCAGAAGAGGAATTTGGTTTTGATCATGATATGGGCCTTACTATCCCTTGTGAAGAAGTGGTTTTTCGATCTCTAACATCAATGCTCAGGTGA